From the genome of Deinococcus sp. JMULE3, one region includes:
- a CDS encoding GIY-YIG nuclease family protein, with protein sequence MDDRDAQVTPDKPYYVYALKDPRQHPARPFYIGKGTGTRAHDHLIRPDHTPKGDRIREIEGAGAQVLVSYLVEHLTEPEALRLEAELIAAFGTQASGGLLTNTVLPSGLGGKARPGLTVPAGAPEKAQVGLTLLKDAVLEFAQANPGGVKNAEVASLLGLRSDYGGGSKDYLSYSLLGLLMREGKIGRSGKGRHVAQVK encoded by the coding sequence GTGGATGATCGGGACGCCCAGGTGACGCCGGACAAGCCGTACTACGTGTATGCCCTCAAGGACCCGCGCCAGCACCCGGCGCGGCCCTTCTACATCGGCAAGGGCACCGGCACGCGCGCACACGATCACCTGATCCGCCCGGACCACACCCCCAAGGGTGACCGCATCCGCGAGATCGAAGGAGCGGGCGCGCAGGTGCTCGTGAGCTATCTGGTGGAGCACCTGACCGAACCCGAGGCGCTGCGGCTGGAGGCGGAACTCATCGCGGCGTTCGGCACGCAGGCCAGCGGCGGCCTCCTGACGAACACCGTGCTGCCCTCGGGTCTGGGCGGCAAGGCGCGGCCCGGCCTGACCGTGCCCGCAGGCGCGCCGGAGAAGGCGCAGGTGGGCCTCACGCTGCTCAAGGACGCCGTGCTGGAGTTCGCGCAGGCCAACCCGGGCGGCGTGAAGAACGCCGAGGTGGCCAGCCTGCTGGGCCTGCGCAGCGACTACGGGGGCGGCTCGAAGGACTACCTCTCGTACAGCCTGCTGGGGCTGCTGATGCGCGAAGGAAAGATCGGGCGCAGCGGAAAAGGACGGCACGTCGCCCAAGTCAAATGA